The DNA sequence ATGCCGATGTTCGGGTACACACAGAACGAAAGTTGAAGTCACTGGAATTGGACTTGGCTAAAGCTGAGGAAAGTCGGAGGGAGAGAACTTTTGCGACCAAGTATCACAAAATCAAGTTTTTCGGTGCGTTGCAGCACTTCACGAGCTTACTGCTTTGAGGTCTTCCCTCATGCGCTTCATCAGAACGACAGAAAGTCTCCCGAAAAATCAAACAGGCAAAACGAAAACttgctgaagatgaagattctTCGAAACAGCGACTTCAGTCCGAATTATTTGACCTTCGTGTCGACCTGAACTATATACTGGTAAGTACGCGATTCATCTATCTAGTGTTTGCAGTACCAAAACAACGAAATGAATGGATTGATTCTCCAGCATTATCCCAAAACCAAAAAGTATATTTCCCTCTTTCCACCTGAAGTCCGTAAAGGGCAAGAAAAACCAGCCGATGATTCCGCAGCTACCAACGCAGAACGGGGTGAAGTTCGAAATTGGATACGTGAGCAAATGGAGAAGGGCGCTCTACCAGGCGAGCCGGAATCAACTCTGCAACAAGAGAACGGTATCACGAAGAAGAGAGTCGCCCTGAAACCACATGTTAAATGGGACAAGCACGAGGTCGAGCAAGCGGACGAAAGTGACAGCTATGCAAGAGGGGAAGAGAAGGACGATTTCTTtggcgatgacgatgacgaagacgaggacTCATA is a window from the Marasmius oreades isolate 03SP1 chromosome 6, whole genome shotgun sequence genome containing:
- a CDS encoding uncharacterized protein (BUSCO:EOG09264UKL), whose product is MGPVRTEKHSQHPSSSTKGKTNSNRTNSDPNVLPGVQKIKAAMRQARRLLAKDKLDADVRVHTERKLKSLELDLAKAEESRRERTFATKYHKIKFFERQKVSRKIKQAKRKLAEDEDSSKQRLQSELFDLRVDLNYILHYPKTKKYISLFPPEVRKGQEKPADDSAATNAERGEVRNWIREQMEKGALPGEPESTLQQENGITKKRVALKPHVKWDKHEVEQADESDSYARGEEKDDFFGDDDDEDEDS